In one Deltaproteobacteria bacterium genomic region, the following are encoded:
- the gcvH gene encoding glycine cleavage system protein GcvH, which produces MTFPDDLKYSKEHEWVKVEGSVATIGITDYAQDQLGEIVFVELPSEGEEFGKEDVFGVVESVKSVNDVYAPIGGKVIEVNDPLSDGPEIINEDSYGEGWLIRMEVADAKELKDLMTAKQYEAFIKEESE; this is translated from the coding sequence ATGACATTCCCCGATGATCTTAAATATTCCAAGGAGCATGAATGGGTCAAGGTAGAGGGTAGTGTTGCCACCATCGGCATCACCGATTATGCCCAGGACCAGTTGGGAGAGATCGTCTTCGTGGAACTCCCTAGTGAGGGGGAAGAATTCGGTAAGGAAGATGTCTTTGGCGTCGTCGAATCGGTAAAATCAGTGAACGATGTCTACGCCCCGATCGGCGGCAAGGTTATTGAGGTCAACGATCCTCTGAGCGACGGTCCGGAGATCATCAACGAGGATTCTTACGGTGAAGGTTGGCTGATCCGGATGGAGGTTGCCGATGCTAAAGAACTCAAAGACCTCATGACCGCCAAGCAGTACGAGGCCTTCATCAAGGAAGAGTCAGAATAA
- the gcvT gene encoding glycine cleavage system aminomethyltransferase GcvT: protein MKTPLYEIHKSLKARIVDFAGWEMPVQYTSIMEEHRHVREKAGLFDVSHMGEITIKGKKALEAIQFLTTNDVRTLKDGDAQYTLLLNHEGNTLDDLIVYRRGPEDFFLCVNASNTIKDFEWMKKIAASRFEGVTIEDKSSSYGLLAIQGPLALSIMEKISPVEPSAMKPFSFIELSLRGGSPKGGSPGGIPVLLSRTGYTGEDGFEIFTPWEKTVDLWNLLMESGRKEDLRPIGLAARDTLRIEMKYCLYGHEINESTNPFEAGLGWVVKLDKGDFIGKEELVSKQKGIERKLVCFLMKETGIPRQGYSLHSEASPIGVVTSGTFSPSLEKPIGIGYVTLSRAKTGTQIAVDIRGQKKRAEIVTAPFIRKKS, encoded by the coding sequence ATGAAAACGCCTCTCTACGAAATCCACAAATCGCTGAAGGCCAGGATCGTTGACTTTGCCGGCTGGGAGATGCCGGTCCAGTACACCAGCATCATGGAGGAACACCGCCATGTCCGTGAGAAGGCCGGCCTCTTCGATGTCAGCCATATGGGGGAGATCACGATCAAAGGTAAAAAAGCCCTCGAAGCGATCCAGTTCCTCACCACTAACGACGTGAGGACGCTCAAAGATGGCGACGCCCAATACACACTCCTTCTCAACCACGAGGGGAATACCCTCGACGACCTGATCGTTTATCGTCGCGGTCCCGAAGATTTTTTTCTTTGTGTGAATGCCTCTAATACCATCAAAGATTTTGAATGGATGAAAAAGATAGCGGCCTCAAGATTCGAAGGCGTCACCATCGAAGACAAGAGTTCCTCCTACGGCCTGCTTGCAATCCAAGGGCCTCTCGCACTCTCCATTATGGAGAAGATCAGTCCTGTCGAGCCCTCCGCCATGAAACCGTTTTCCTTTATTGAATTGTCCTTGAGGGGTGGTTCACCCAAGGGTGGTTCCCCTGGGGGAATTCCGGTTCTTTTATCACGAACCGGTTACACTGGTGAAGATGGGTTCGAAATCTTTACCCCTTGGGAAAAAACGGTAGACCTGTGGAATTTACTGATGGAATCGGGGAGAAAGGAAGACCTCCGGCCGATCGGCCTTGCCGCCAGAGACACCCTCCGGATTGAGATGAAATACTGTCTGTATGGGCATGAAATCAATGAATCGACGAACCCTTTTGAGGCTGGTCTGGGATGGGTAGTAAAACTTGACAAAGGTGATTTTATCGGTAAAGAGGAATTAGTTTCTAAACAAAAAGGAATTGAAAGAAAGTTGGTCTGTTTTCTCATGAAAGAAACCGGTATTCCGCGACAAGGTTACTCTCTTCACTCGGAAGCTTCACCCATTGGGGTTGTCACCAGCGGTACCTTTTCTCCCAGTCTGGAGAAACCGATTGGGATCGGCTATGTCACACTCTCACGGGCCAAGACAGGGACCCAAATTGCCGTTGATATTCGTGGGCAAAAAAAGAGGGCTGAGATCGTCACCGCCCCTTTCATAAGGAAGAAAAGCTGA
- the folD gene encoding bifunctional methylenetetrahydrofolate dehydrogenase/methenyltetrahydrofolate cyclohydrolase FolD has translation MSGRIIDGKAVAQKVMAEITQGVERLKKEKRITPGLAAVLVGDNAASKIYVRNKRIACEKVGIYSIEKKLPGSTREEELLELINNLNLDPLIHGILIQLPLPPFLNTQKILSAVAPEKDVDGFHPINLGKLLAGNPEILPCTPLGVIRLLESISFDPAGKEAVVIGRSTIVGKPMAVLLLMRHATVTICHSKTKNLAEKIRQADLVVAAIGQSEFIKGDWIKPGAVVIDVGMNRRPDGSLVGDVEKSAGGKASFITPVPGGVGPMTIAMLLANTLEAARKQTS, from the coding sequence ATGTCAGGAAGAATAATCGATGGCAAGGCGGTGGCCCAAAAGGTGATGGCGGAAATCACCCAAGGGGTTGAACGGCTCAAAAAAGAGAAAAGGATAACCCCGGGGTTGGCCGCCGTCCTGGTCGGAGATAACGCGGCCTCAAAGATCTACGTTCGGAACAAACGGATCGCCTGCGAGAAGGTCGGGATCTACAGCATTGAGAAAAAATTACCAGGTTCCACCCGGGAAGAAGAACTCCTGGAACTGATCAACAACCTCAACCTCGACCCGTTGATCCATGGTATCCTGATTCAGCTCCCCCTTCCCCCTTTCCTAAATACGCAAAAGATCCTCTCCGCCGTCGCTCCAGAAAAGGATGTTGACGGTTTCCATCCGATCAATCTGGGGAAACTGCTGGCTGGAAACCCCGAAATTCTCCCTTGCACCCCCCTCGGGGTAATCCGTCTGCTCGAATCAATCTCATTCGACCCCGCCGGAAAAGAAGCTGTGGTTATCGGAAGGAGTACCATCGTCGGAAAGCCGATGGCCGTTCTTCTTCTGATGCGGCATGCCACCGTCACCATTTGCCATTCAAAGACGAAAAATCTGGCGGAAAAAATCCGTCAGGCCGATCTCGTGGTTGCCGCCATCGGCCAGTCCGAATTCATCAAGGGGGACTGGATCAAACCGGGGGCGGTGGTTATCGATGTCGGGATGAACCGCAGGCCTGATGGATCCCTGGTTGGTGATGTAGAAAAGTCGGCGGGCGGGAAGGCCTCTTTCATCACCCCGGTCCCCGGTGGCGTCGGCCCGATGACCATTGCGATGCTACTCGCCAACACACTGGAAGCGGCCAGGAAACAGACCTCATGA
- a CDS encoding GGDEF domain-containing protein, translated as MAEEFKEQTVVTNIPETSGAYKEKQAYIIFLSGPLVGKIHLLEEGNVTLGRGTDVSITIADLGISRHHITLHCKKGVVTVQDMGSTNGTYVNGHKVKEQVLQDGDKIQISSSTIIKFAHQDSIENIFHKELYKMAVVDALTGAYNKRFFEGRLKEEFSYCLRNKVSLSLLMFDIDFFKQINDTHGHRAGDFVLTHISTLTRSIIRQEDIYCRYGGEEFCVLLKGTEETGAAILAERLRRLIEECDFTFDDKIIRVTISIGVTTLKGQNFADSEAMMKLTDTLLYQSKNGGRNRVTTAG; from the coding sequence ATGGCAGAAGAATTTAAAGAACAGACGGTTGTCACCAATATCCCGGAGACCTCCGGCGCCTACAAAGAAAAACAGGCCTACATTATCTTTCTTTCGGGGCCCCTCGTCGGTAAGATCCATCTCCTTGAAGAAGGGAATGTCACCTTGGGACGAGGAACGGATGTCAGTATCACCATCGCCGACCTCGGGATCTCACGCCACCACATCACACTCCACTGTAAAAAGGGGGTCGTTACCGTCCAGGATATGGGGAGTACCAACGGGACCTACGTGAACGGCCACAAGGTCAAGGAACAGGTCCTGCAGGATGGGGACAAGATCCAGATTTCCAGTTCCACCATCATCAAGTTTGCTCACCAGGACAGCATTGAAAATATTTTTCACAAGGAACTGTACAAGATGGCGGTCGTCGATGCCTTGACCGGTGCCTACAACAAACGTTTCTTCGAGGGACGTCTCAAGGAGGAGTTCAGCTATTGCCTCCGGAACAAAGTCTCCCTCTCTCTCCTGATGTTCGATATCGACTTTTTCAAGCAGATCAACGATACCCACGGTCACCGGGCCGGGGATTTCGTCCTAACCCATATTTCCACACTGACCCGTTCCATCATCCGCCAGGAAGATATCTACTGCCGCTATGGTGGTGAGGAATTTTGCGTCCTCCTCAAAGGAACCGAAGAGACAGGCGCCGCCATACTGGCGGAACGCCTCAGGCGTTTGATTGAAGAATGTGACTTCACCTTTGATGACAAAATTATCAGGGTCACCATCAGCATCGGCGTCACCACCCTCAAGGGGCAGAATTTTGCGGATTCTGAGGCGATGATGAAGTTGACCGACACCCTTCTCTATCAATCTAAAAATGGCGGCCGCAATAGGGTAACGACTGCGGGTTGA
- a CDS encoding serine/threonine protein kinase yields MEAPSGGAPFGQYHLTEKIAQGGMAEIFKGRTVDANGLEKTVVIKRILPHIAASTEFIAMLVDEAKIAVQLSHGNIAQIYDLGKVGEDYFIVMEYVAGKSVSQIARRLRHLVRPCPLPVACFIVSEVAAGLDYMHRKRDEEGNPLGIIHRDISPQNIIVSESATIKIIDFGIAKAKTKVTTTDSGVVKGKFAYMSPEHAEGEKLDYRSDIFSLGIILDELLVGQRLFKGKNNAETIRKVKKAKVRPPSLDRPEIPPELDEIVLKALARDREKRYQQAGLLREDLTRLLITHYPDFKPQDLVNFVSRLFAEETPTSVSLSANGEEERLRKEGEETGQADSSVIRREMGELKELEPSASVVKELSISSEISVLPPPYKRQKWLKSIGLVSILGLVLWFLFGPNPWGNHPLEKKEGPPPLEPVGRVAAPFSPPSPPPSPSPPAPSPIITGLVVQSNPPGAKVFIDEAETEWRTPTMIENLKEARHKIGLHLEGYKFWEKEIPYKEGAKNELKAELEINYGGLSVQSLPEGASVYLNDVLVGKTPWVHEKLIPESTFSIKLKLEGYDDFSSNIKVFSGRQTVINTSLKKVQKGERL; encoded by the coding sequence ATGGAAGCACCCTCGGGTGGAGCACCCTTTGGGCAGTATCACCTGACCGAAAAGATCGCCCAGGGGGGGATGGCCGAGATCTTTAAGGGGCGGACCGTGGATGCGAACGGCCTGGAAAAGACCGTCGTCATCAAGAGGATTCTGCCCCATATCGCCGCCAGCACCGAATTTATAGCGATGCTGGTCGACGAGGCGAAGATCGCCGTCCAGCTTTCCCACGGTAATATCGCCCAGATCTACGACCTGGGAAAGGTCGGCGAAGACTACTTCATTGTGATGGAGTATGTCGCGGGCAAGAGTGTGAGCCAGATCGCCCGTCGCCTTCGGCATCTGGTCAGACCGTGTCCCCTGCCGGTTGCCTGTTTCATCGTGAGCGAGGTGGCGGCGGGGCTTGATTACATGCACCGTAAAAGGGATGAAGAAGGAAACCCACTCGGGATCATCCACCGGGACATTTCACCGCAAAATATCATCGTCTCCGAATCGGCAACGATCAAGATCATTGATTTCGGCATCGCCAAGGCCAAGACAAAGGTGACCACTACCGATTCCGGTGTGGTAAAGGGGAAATTTGCCTACATGTCCCCCGAACATGCCGAGGGGGAAAAACTGGATTACCGGTCTGACATTTTTTCCCTGGGGATCATCCTTGACGAACTCCTGGTGGGTCAGCGCCTCTTCAAGGGGAAAAACAACGCGGAGACGATCCGGAAGGTCAAAAAGGCAAAGGTCCGCCCCCCTTCTCTGGACCGGCCCGAGATCCCACCGGAACTGGACGAGATTGTGCTCAAGGCCCTGGCCCGGGACCGTGAAAAACGGTACCAGCAGGCCGGCCTCCTCCGCGAGGACCTGACCCGGCTCCTCATCACCCATTATCCTGATTTCAAACCGCAGGACCTGGTCAACTTTGTCAGCCGCCTCTTCGCCGAAGAAACCCCCACTAGCGTCTCCCTCTCTGCCAATGGGGAAGAAGAACGCCTGAGAAAGGAGGGGGAGGAAACCGGGCAGGCCGATTCTTCGGTCATCCGAAGGGAGATGGGGGAACTAAAGGAATTAGAACCCTCTGCCTCAGTTGTCAAGGAACTGAGCATTTCTTCCGAAATTTCTGTACTGCCACCACCCTACAAAAGACAAAAGTGGTTAAAATCCATCGGACTCGTTTCCATTCTTGGATTGGTCCTCTGGTTCCTCTTTGGACCGAACCCTTGGGGAAACCATCCCTTAGAAAAAAAAGAAGGACCACCTCCCCTGGAACCTGTCGGGCGGGTGGCGGCTCCCTTCTCCCCTCCCTCACCCCCTCCTTCACCCTCCCCGCCTGCCCCTTCTCCGATCATCACCGGGCTTGTCGTTCAATCGAACCCTCCGGGGGCAAAGGTTTTTATCGACGAGGCGGAAACGGAGTGGCGAACCCCAACGATGATTGAAAACTTAAAAGAGGCCCGCCACAAGATCGGTCTCCATTTAGAAGGGTATAAATTCTGGGAAAAAGAGATCCCTTATAAGGAGGGGGCCAAGAACGAATTGAAGGCCGAACTGGAAATCAACTACGGCGGTCTTTCGGTTCAAAGCCTCCCGGAAGGGGCCTCCGTTTACTTGAATGACGTCCTGGTCGGCAAGACTCCCTGGGTCCACGAAAAATTGATTCCGGAAAGCACTTTTAGTATTAAACTAAAACTTGAAGGATATGATGATTTCTCAAGTAATATAAAGGTGTTTTCTGGAAGGCAAACGGTCATCAATACAAGCCTCAAAAAGGTTCAAAAGGGGGAAAGGCTGTGA